The following proteins come from a genomic window of Zonotrichia albicollis isolate bZonAlb1 chromosome 12, bZonAlb1.hap1, whole genome shotgun sequence:
- the ZXDC gene encoding zinc finger protein ZXDC, with the protein METQGLPAAEAARARPAAQHGGPAAPPPPGWDPPPAAASSAGSSPAPGLYVSFPVLLLEEKPEPAASPAPSAPPAGPAPDSDGLLLVFNVVRGAAEPGAGGGEEGRAQPGPPPAEPSEEAPDSAPPPQPPPPPPPPPAPLPPAGGDGGGPEDGAFSGTITINNQSLLVRIENGVLTLGPGAEQPAGAAPPAAASPAEPPGGPRPRSPPAFACPEPRCGEAFPRKQQLRLHRLSAHGGGEDGRGGAARPFGCPVPGCAWSFATAYKLRRHLHSHDKLRPFACAAPGCTKRFTTVYNLRAHSRAHEQEAAHKCEACGQRFPSAARLAAHRRRSHLEPERPFRCDFPGCERTFITVSALFSHNRAHFREQEQFSCSFPGCNKQYDKACRLKIHMRSHTGERPFICDFEGCGWSFTSMSKLLRHKRKHEDDRRFMCPVEGCGKSFTRAEHLKGHSITHLGTKPFECPVEGCCAKFSARSSLYIHSKKHLQDVDSLKSRCPVSSCNKLFTSKHSMKTHMVKQHNFSPDLLTQLEATCSLTPSSELTSPGQSDLSNMDLVSLFSNVSGNNSGIAADMALVNSGIVTIDVASVGSTLGGSLPVSSSSLSQAVDPLILVASSDMPQSLDSSLLLGTNATVLQQSTLNLDDVQTVNAEALGSLASLSVRNSSQDVHGLTCSNNLTMDTATLTPSSSLGSTNVPELLTPVKAERNLLPSSDVVGQQEGSKVVTQFVFSNPPGSYSAQKEMDLGAVTGSSFLESSGSARTDYRAIQLAKKKKQKGNGSSTGASGSGQRKNKGGKVSPTNFSSSTPGSRLGGNIVLPNGGLTIRDPATGAQYVQIQLLQDESPGEGDLPFQLSSQSSSSHSQLTVDLPVYILQEPHNSTEDDAGSDNSQFTGSTINLQDLE; encoded by the exons ATGGAAACGCAGGGGCTGCCGGCCGCGGAGgcggcccgggcccggcccgccgcgcaacatggcggccccgccgcgccgccgccgcccggctgGGACCCGCcacccgccgccgcctcctccgcCGGCAGCAGCCCCGCGCCGGGCCTCTACGTGAGCTtcccggtgctgctgctggaggagaagcCGGAGCCCGCCGCCAGCCCGGCGCCCAGCGCGCCGCCGGCAGGGCCCGCGCCCGACAGCGACGGGCTCCTGCTCGTCTTCAACGTGGTGCGAGGCGCGGCCGAGCCCGGCGCGGGCGGCGGCGAAGAGGGgcgagcccagcccggcccgccgcCCGCCGAGCCGTCGGAGGAGGCCCCCGActcggccccgccgccgcagccgccgccgcctcctcccccGCCGCCGGCACCGCTGCCCCCCGCGGGCGGCGATGGCGGCGGGCCGGAGGACGGCGCCTTCTCGGGGACCATCACCATCAACAACCAGAGCCTGCTGGTGCGCATCGAGAACGGCGTCCTGACGCTGGGGCCCGGCGCCGAGCAGCCCGCGGGCGCCgcgccccccgccgccgccagcCCCGCCGAGCCGCCGGGCGGGCCGCGGCCGCGCTCGCCGCCGGCCTTCGCGTGCCCGGAGCCGCGCTGCGGGGAGGCCTTTCCCCGCAAGCAGCAGCTGCGTCTGCACCGGCTCTCGGCGCACGGCGGCGGCGAGGACGGGCGGGGCGGCGCGGCGCGGCCCTTCGGCTGCCCCGTGCCGGGCTGCGCCTGGTCCTTCGCCACGGCCTACAAGCTGCGGCGGCACCTGCACTCGCACGACAAGCTGCGGCCGTTCGCCTGCGCGGCGCCCGGCTGCACCAAGCGCTTCACCACCGTGTACAACCTGCGGGCGCACAGCCGCGCCCACGAGCAGGAGGCGGCGCACAAGTGCGAGGCGTGCGGGCAGCGCTTCCCCAGCGCCGCCCGCCTCGCCGCCCACCGCCGCCGCAGCCACCTGGAGCCCGAGCGGCCCTTCCGCTGCGACTTCCCCG gCTGTGAGCGGACGTTTATCACAGTGAGTGCATTATTCTCCCACAATCGAGCCCACTTCAGAGAGCAAGAGCAGTTCTCCTGCTCATTCCCTGGCTGTAACAAGCAGTATGACAAGGCCTGCCGACTGAAAATCCACATGAGGAGTCACACAG GTGAAAGACCTTTTATCTGTGACTTCGAAGGCTGTGGCTGGTCTTTTACCAGTATGTCTAAGCTTCTGAGGCATAAAAG GAAACACGAAGATGACAGGAGATTCATGTGCCCAGTAGAAGGCTGTGGGAAGTCGTTCACAAGAGCAGAACACTTGAAAGGCCACAGTATAACTCACCTTGGTACTAAACCATTTGAGTGTCCAGTAGAAG GCTGTTGTGCAAAATTTTCAGCACGAAGTAGTTTGTATATTCACTCCAAGAAACATCTTCAGGATGTGGACTCGTTGAAGTCGCGGTGCCCCGTTTCCAGCTGTAATAAACTGTTCACTTCCAAACACAGCATGAAAACGCACATGGTCAAGCAACATAACTTCAGCCCAG ATCTCCTAACTCAGCTAGAAGCCACCTGCTCCCTCACCCCCAGCAGTGAGCTCACTAGTCCAGGGCAGAGTGATCTCAGCAACATGGACCTCGTCTCCCTGTTTTCCAACGTGTCCGGTAACAACTCTGGAATTGCAGCAGACATGGCGCTGGTGAACTCTGGCATCGTCACCATCGACGTGGCCTCGGTGGGCTCCACGCTGGGGGGCAGCCTGCCTGTCAGTAGCAGCTCGCTGAGCCAGGCCGTGGATCCCTTGATCCTGGTGGCCAGCAGTGACATGCCCCAGAGCCTGGACAGTTCTCTCCTGCTGGGAACCAATGCAACGGTTCTACAGCAAAGCACTTTAAATTTGGATGATGTTCAGACTGTCAATGCCGAAGCCTTGGGTTCGCTGGCGTCTCTGTCAGTGAGGAATTCCAGCCAGGATGTGCACGGGCTGACATGCAGCAATAATTTAACAATGGACACAGCCACTTtgactccttccagcagcctgggcagcaccaaCGTGCCTGAGTTACTGACACCAGTTAAAGCTGAACGGAATTTGCTCCCCAGCTCGGATGTGGTTGGTCAGCAGGAGGGCAGCAAAGTCGTGACACAGTTTGTGTTCTCCAACCCCCCAGGGAGTTACAGTGCACAGAAGGAAATGGATCTTGGTGCAGTGACTGGCAGCTCGTTTTTG GAGAGCAGCGGGTCTGCGAGAACAGACTACAGAGCCATTCAGCTggccaagaaaaagaaacaaaaagggaatggcagcagcacag GGGCATCTGGTTCTGGTCAGAGGAAAAACAAGGGTGGTAAAGTAAGCCCAACCAACTTTTCTTCCTCTACTCCTGGCAGTCGACTGGGTGGTAACATAGTTTTGCCAAATGGAGGGCTGACAATAAGGGACCCTGCCACAGGAGCCCAGTATGTGCAAATTCAGCTTCTCCAG GATGAGTCCCCAGGAGAGGGAGATCTTCCCTTTCAGCTGAGCTCTCAGTCTTCCTCCTCACATTCTCAGCTTACAGTGGATTTACCTGTTTACATACTTCAG GAACCACACAATTCCACCGAAGATGATGCAGGTTCTGATAACTCTCAGTTCACTGGAAGCACAATAAATTTACAGGATCTGGAATGA